One window of Salmo salar chromosome ssa11, Ssal_v3.1, whole genome shotgun sequence genomic DNA carries:
- the sdf2 gene encoding stromal cell-derived factor 2: MDNCTGHSHVLLSVFILITCLFGLSLGTELSFVTCGSVVKLLNVKHNVRLHSHDVRYGSGSGQQSVTGVTTVEDSNSYWSVRGTSGAQCHRGTPIKCGQTIRLTHVNTGRNLHSHYFSSPLSSNQEVSAFGEEGEGDHLDEWTVQCGGAVWQREEAVRFQHASTDALLSITGEQYGRPIHGQREVHAMTGPSQHSLWRAMEGVYMKPSESPLGNKDYSHPLHTEF, translated from the exons ATGGATAACTGTACTGGTCATTCACACGTTTTATTGAGCGTTTTCATATTAATAACATGTTTATTTGGGCTATCGCTCGGGACGGAACTGAGCTTTGTGACTTGCGGCTCGGTCGTGAAGTTGTTAAATGTAAAGCACAATGTCAGACTGCACTCTCACGACGTGCGCTACGGCTCCG GCAGCGGGCAGCAGTCTGTAACAGGCGTGACCACGGTGGAGGACAGTAACAGCTACTGGAGTGTACGGGGCACCAGCGGGGCCCAGTGTCACCGGGGGACTCCTATTAAGTGTGGTCAGACCATCCGCCTCACACATGTCAACACTGGACGCAACCTGCACAGCCACTACTTCTCCTCTCCGCTTTCCTCCAACCAG gAGGTGAGTGCGTTTggtgaggagggagaaggagaccaCCTGGATGAGTGGACGGTGCAGTGTGGAGGGGCGGTGTGGCAGCGCGAGGAGGCTGTCCGCTTCCAGCATGCCTCCACCGATGCATTGCTATCGATTACGGGGGAGCAGTATGGCCGGCCCATCCACGGGCAGAGGGAAGTGCACGCCATGACGGGCCCCAGCCAGCACAGCCTGTGGAGGGCCATGGAGGGGGTTTATATGAAGCCCAGTGAAAGTCCACTAGGGAACAAAGACTACAGCCATCCTCTACACACAGAGTTCTGA